A window of Cryptomeria japonica chromosome 3, Sugi_1.0, whole genome shotgun sequence contains these coding sequences:
- the LOC131874491 gene encoding cadmium/zinc-transporting ATPase HMA3-like encodes MRKTKLRLQGTYKESQKQEIEKLLQALDGVGEVEVDLQGKFVIVHHNPRSQDGSALVKALGKRFKASIEGFTDY; translated from the exons ATGCGCAAAACAAAACTCAGGCTTCAGGGTACGTACAAGGAATCCCaaaaacaagagattgagaaactcTTGCAAGCTTTGGATGGAGTAGGGGAGGTTGAAGTTGATTTGCAAGGGAAATTCGTCATCGTACACCATAATCCAAGATCTCAAGATGGATCTGCCTTAG TTAAAGCGTTGGGGAAACGTTTCAAGGCCTCAATTGAAGGGTTTACAGACTATTAG